From a region of the Tiliqua scincoides isolate rTilSci1 chromosome 4, rTilSci1.hap2, whole genome shotgun sequence genome:
- the PCDH1 gene encoding protocadherin-1 → MQQLVSCLGLWLFLQLPCLGSGTRVVYKVQEEQPPNTLIGSLAADYGFPDVGHLYKLEVGAPYLRVDGKTGDIYTTETSIDRENLRECQQLFPGDPCFLEFEVSITDLMSNSPRLLEGQIEVLDINDNTPNFASPVITLAIPENTNIGALFPIPVAMDRDAGANGVASYELMPGSDAHKLFGLQVAEDQDGKVPQLIVMGNLDREQLESYDLTIKVQDGGSPPRASSALLRITILDMNDNAPKFEKPLYEAELSENSPMGHSVLQVKANDSDQGANAEIDYSFHQASDVVRRLLRLDKTTGLITVQGPVDREDISVLKFSVLAKDKGANPKTARAQVAISVRDMNDNAPSIEIRGIGLVTHQDGMANISEDVPVETPVALVQVSDRDEGENAVVTCVVAGDVPFQLRQASDTGSDSKKKYFLQTTTPLDYEAVKEYTIEIVAVDSGNPPLSSTNSLKVQVVDVNDNDPVFSQSSTEVAFPENNSPDDLVVEVSASDADSGSNAKLVYSLVAEPSSKGIFSIDPESGEIRVKTVLDREQRERYEFLVVAADKGSPSRKGTASVAINVMDRNDNDPKFMLSGYNFSVMENMPPLSPVGMVTVIDADKGENARIQLSVEQDYGDFVIQNGTGTILSSISFDRERQSTYTFRLKAVDGGDPPRSAYVGVTINVLDENDNAPVIISPSNASYKHILPHTSPGQQVMNVGAEDIDSGNNAELQYSITGGNPFELFKISHQSGNITLEKEILRKHHGLHRLVVRVNDKGKPSRHGTALIHFYVNETLANRTLLETLVGHSLDTPIDIDIAGDPEYERSKQRSNILFGVIAGIVAVTLVIVLVVLVRYCRQKEAKSGYQAGKKETKDLYAPKQGSKGNKVKNKVKKSKSPKPPKPAEDEEETGLQKSLKFNLMNDSVSDSPRIHLPLNYPPGSPDLGRHYRSNSPLPSIQLQPQSPSASKKHQVVQDLPATNTFVGTGDSNSTGSEQYSDYSYRTNPQKYTNKQVGELVLHPPATPSRHTRAIWTEVWE, encoded by the exons ATGCAGCAGCTGGTTTCCTGCCTGGGCCTGTGGCTCTTCCTTCAGCTTCCGTGCCTGGGCTCCGGGACACGTGTGGTCTACAAAGTACAGGAGGAGCAGCCACCCAACACGCTCATTGGAAGCCTGGCTGCGGATTATGGCTTCCCAGACGTGGGGCACCTGTATAAGCTGGAGGTGGGGGCCCCCTATCTCCGTGTGGATGGCAAGACCGGTGACATCTACACCACAGAAACCTCCATTGACCGGGAGAACCTGCGAGAGTGCCAGCAGCTGTTCCCAGGGGATCCTTGTTTTCTCGAGTTTGAGGTTTCTATCACGGACCTGATGAGCAATAGTCCCCGCCTGCTGGAGGGACAGATCGAGGTGCTGGACATCAATGACAACACCCCCAACTTTGCCTCTCCTGTCATCACACTAGCCATCCCTGAGAACACCAATATTGGTGCGCTCTTCCCCATTCCAGTGGCTATGGACCGTGAtgctggtgccaatggggtggctTCCTACGAGCTCATGCCTGGTTCAGATGCCCACAAGCTGTTTGGCTTGCAGGTGGCCGAGGACCAAGATGGGAAAGTGCCACAGTTGATTGTCATGGGGAACCTGGACCGGGAGCAGCTGGAGTCCTATGATCTCACCATCAAAGTGCAGGATGGGGGCAGCCCACCACGTGCTAGCAGTGCCCTGCTGCGCATCACCATCCTGGACATGAATGACAATGCACCCAAGTTTGAGAAGCCCTTATATGAGGCTGAACTCTCAGAGAACAGCCCCATGGGTCACTCTGTGCTGCAG GTGAAAGCCAATGATTCTGACCAAGGTGCTAATGCTGAGATTGACTATTCCTTCCACCAAGCCTCAGATGTGGTTCGCCGCCTATTGCGCCTTGACAAAACCACCGGACTCATCACTGTACAGGGTCCTGTTGACCGTGAGGACATCAGTGTGCTCAAGTTCTCAGTGCTGGCCAAGGATAAGGGGGCCAATCCCAAAACTGCCCGTGCCCAGGTTGCGatcagtgtcagagacatgaatGACAATGCACCATCCATTGAAATCCGTGGCATAGGCTTGGTTACCCACCAGGATGGCATGGCCAATATCTCTGAAGATGTGCCAGTAGAGACACCTGTGGCTCTGGTGCAGGTTTCTGATCGGGATGAAGGCGAGAATGCTGTTGTGACTTGTGTAGTGGCTGGTGATGTACCCTTCCAGCTGCGACAAGCTAGTGAcacaggcagtgacagcaaaaaGAAGTATTTCCTGCAGACTACTACACCACTAGACTATGAGGCAGTGAAAGAGTACACCATTGAGATTGTGGCTGTGGATTCTGGCAACCCAcctctttccagcaccaactcCCTCAAGGTACAGGTAGTGGATGTCAATGACAATGACCCAGTCTTCAGTCAGAGTTCAACAGAGGTGGCCTTTCCTGAAAACAATTCCCCAGATGACTTGGTGGTAGAAGTGAGTGCCTCGGATGCAGATAGCGGATCTAATGCTAAGCTGGTGTACTCCTTAGTAGCAGAGCCTTCGTCCAAAGGCATCTTCTCCATTGATCCAGAGTCTGGTGAGATCCGGGTGAAGACTGTGCTGGACCGGGAGCAGCGAGAGCGCTATGAATTCTTGGTGGTCGCAGCTGATAAAGGTAGTCCTAGCCGGAAGGGTACCGCTTCAGTTGCCATCAATGTCATGGACCGCAATGACAATGACCCGAAGTTCATGCTAAGTGGCTACAACTTCTCTGTCATGGAAAACATGCCGCCCTTGAGCCCTGTAGGCATGGTGACAGTCATTGATGCAGACAAAGGTGAAAATGCTCGCATTCAGCTGTCAGTGGAGCAGGACTATGGTGACTTTGTCATCCAGAATGGTACTGGTACCATCCTCTCCAGTATCTCCTTTGACCGTGAGCGGCAGAGCACTTACACCTTCCGACTCAAAGCTGTGGATGGGGGTGACCCACCCAGATCTGCTTATGTGGGGGTGACAATCAATGTGCTAGACGAGAATGACAATGCCCCTGTCATAATCTCTCCATCCAATGCTTCCTACAAACATATTCTACCCCACACTAGCCCTGGACAGCAAGTAATGAATGTTGGGGCTGAAGACATTGACTCTGGAAACAATGCTGAGCTGCAGTACAGCATTACTGGTGGAAACCCCTTTGAACTCTTCAAGATTTCACATCAGAGTGGAAACATCACACTGGAAAAGGAAATTCTCCGCAAGCATCATGGGCTTCACCGCCTGGTGGTGCGTGTAAATGACAAGGGCAAGCCCTCTCGCCATGGCACAGCTTTGATCCATTTCTATGTCAATGAGACGCTAGCCAACCGCACACTGCTGGAGACCCTGGTGGGACACAGTTTGGACACACCCATTGACATTGACATTGCTGGTGACCCTGAGTATGAGCGCAGCAAACAGCGCAGCAACATCCTCTTTGGTGTCATTGCAGGTATAGTCGCTGTCACCCTGGTTATTGTGCTTGTGGTTCTGGTGCGATACTGTCGTCAAAAGGAGGCCAAGAGTGGCTACCAGGCTGGCAAGAAAGAAACTAAGGACCTGTATGCTCCCAAGCAAGGAAGCAAAGGCAACAAAGTCAAGAACAAGGTGAAAAAGAGCAAATCACCCAAGCCACCCAAACCAGCAGAAGATGAGGAAGAGACAGGCCTGCAGAAATCCCTCAAGTTCAACCTTATGAACGATTCAGTTAGTGACAGCCCCCGAATCCATCTACCCCTTAACTATCCACCTGGCAGCCCTGACTTGGGCCGCCACTACCGCTCCAACTCTCCTCTGCCTTCCATCCAGCTCCAGCCACAGTCACCATCTGCCTCCAAGAAGCACCAGGTGGTTCAGGACCTGCCAGCCACCAATACCTTTGTGGGCACAGGGGACAGCAATTCCACAGGCTCAGAGCAGTATTCAGACTACAGCTACCGCACAAACCCTCAGAAATACACCAATAAGCAGGTAGGAGAGCTTGTGCTGCACCCTCCCGCCACCCCCTCACGCCACACCAGGGCCATATGGACGGAGGTATGGGAGTGA